In the genome of Phragmites australis chromosome 9, lpPhrAust1.1, whole genome shotgun sequence, the window CGAGATCTAATGGATCCAGTGAAAGTGGCCCTCCTCCAACAAATGAGGACCCTCCCCCATGCCATGGTGGCACACCTAACGGACGGTCGTCACTCTGTGACAGCGTCCAAAGCCATCCACCCGGTTGAATGATCAATTTTAGTAACTGCAACAAGTAGTTGTAAATGTTTCTTGGAAGTACCCCTTCattatatatctatatctatacacacacacacgcacgcacacacacacacacacatacatatacatacacacaccaACAGTGCAATGAAACATTACATTGATTTTACTCTCTACCGAGTACTTTCTAGTGTCTTTCTAATTCTGTTCTCAACATTGATAATAGGGGGCATGTCAAAAGAAGCAGATGACAAGTAAGACTTCCTACATTTGATTGAAGGTCCACCTCTCCCTGCACTCTTGGAGACTACAAGAAAGAGACTCTATCCTAGGGAACCTCCACAACAAGGCAAGGTTTTCAATGGGCAAAAGCCCCATCCAAGATGCCCCACTgcaagaagaagctctttgatCACCATCTATCACAAACATAGTGAAAAGACACGAGAAAATGCTAGTTTTCTTATTGAAGAGCCATGAATAAGCAAAGGTTCCCAAGACTGCAAATCCTTGTTCGTGTGGTTAGAGCAAAGGACTCAAAATCCTTCAGTGGTTTGAATCCATTGTCTGAATGAAAAAGCAGCGAGAGAAGAGAGCAGTAGCCACGAGTGATTGACCGATAAAGCCGCCAATTGAACTTCGTTGATTCAGTCGGTCAAATGTGTCAAAGGCTtcaaaatctctctctctctctctctctctctctctctctctctctctctctctctctctctcatgcggTCATCCTCGATGTCCCAATCATCGAAGCCGAGAAAAGAATTTTGAATCAGGACAATTGGGTAGCCAGTTCCAGCATAGGATGGATATGTAGGGAAGAAGCTCCTAGCATCTTTTAGAATGATTTATGTTTCCTATTCTAGTCTTGCAAGATCCGAATATGATTGAAAGGCAATGAATGTCGAAAGGTTCCATAGGATTTTTTACCCACCCCTGAATAATCAATAAGGTGCGGGCACGTTGGAACAATCCTGCTTTAAAAGCTCAACCTCAGAGGAATCTGTTTTTGCTAGTCCAATGACTTGGCATAAAAAGCGAGTTGGGTTCTCCTTCATGTGGTGCACTCCTGCTTCTTCATACCTAAAAGATGTTTGAATTGCTATAAGGAAAAGCTTTTTGCTGTCGAATGAAGGTCTTACGTCGGCTAAGAAGATAGAAAATGCCATCTATTTTGCGGTCCTGGAGATCAGAGATATATGAGTTCTCCGTCCCGGTTTCCTTGTTTGGAGTGGGTGCTTGCAAGGTCAATGTAGATAATTTGATTCTTTCATGAAGATAGAGGTAGGGTAAAGATGTATTGGTTGAGTCATTCACTAAACAACTAGGATCAAGACCCGACCCCTAAAGTAGAGTCTATTTAGTAAGTAGTATGTGGTCGTAAATCGAGCAAATCGACTCAAGGGTTTCTGTTGGCTCATGATCTATGTACCCACAATAGGGATTATATTCCTCAATACCGATAAACTACCTCAAGTCATCAATATCTTTCATTCTGAATAGGGATGGAAATCCTACCCGCGGGTTCGGGTACCCATGGGTCCCACGCCTCACGCGCATCATGGGTCGAGTATCCGCGAAGCTTCGGGTCGGGTACATGATTTATATTCTGTCTGTGGATACCCATGGGCATACCCGATATGCATTATTAACCTAGTCCACTATCCAATTGTTAACCCTAGCCCAGTCCATTCCACCCCAATGGCCCAACCCCCACCCCTAGTCCCctacccacccacccacccagcCCCCACCCCTAGTCCCCCACCCTCATCCCCATCCCCGCCCCGACTGAACCGGCCGGCTACGCCAAGCCACGCCCACCCATGCCTCTCACCCAACCGCCCGTCGCTGCCAAGCTGCAACCCGCCCACGCCCTCCCCAGATGCTTGTGGCCCGCCTGTGCCCCTTCCCTAGTCGGCCCTTGCCGTCTGCCCATGGTAGTCGTCACCGGCCACCTACAATCGTCCCCCAGCCGACCATCACTGCTACTTCACGTCCCGCTCCGGCGCTCCCACATGGTAGGCCGTCGTGCAGGCCGCCCGCTCGCCCACTCGCGCCGTGCTATCATCGCCCGCCCGTGCCTCTCCCCCAGCCGACCGCCACCGCTCacccatgccatgccatcaccGCCAACCCGCTTCCCTTCCCCAGCTGACTGATGTTGACGTTTGGGCCCCCAGCCGGCTGCCACCGTCGCCGCATATCCATCCACATCATGGGCATGCTGCAGATCCATCCATCCACCCGCGCCTCTCCCCTGGGACGAACAGTGGTACCCACGGGGGACCCGACGGGTTTCGGGTATCTGACGGGCACGAGCACAAGTACGAAAATTTTCCCGTCACCCATCACGGGTGCGGCTAAGGGCAAACGATTCGGGTGGAGGGTCGAGCACGGATCTACTTCGTCCGAACTCGACCcgacccattgccatccctaattCTGAAATGTTTCTGAAGgtgtgaaaaaagaaagaaagctcCCAATTAACAATGCATGCTTTTTTAATGTTATTTTCTTAGACCAGAAAAATAACCATACCATAAGTCAtataacaaacaaacaaacaatgaTCACACGAGCTCTTTCTGAATCCAGCTTCATTCACCATGTCCATCTTGAATTTTGCAAACCGACGCTCTAGGTGCTTGTTTGAGACTATATAAGGCTCCCCATATGTCTTGATCAAGGCCAAGAGCTATCAAAAACAAAGTCCACCTGTGAGTGAAATCTTCGAACATGACATTCTCTTACTAGTtgcggagttttttttttctcttgaaacGATGGCATGAGCTCTGCCGATTTTATATTAGAAGAAGAGAGTTGATCCAATTTATAAGAGAAATCGGACCCGAAAACTATACAATTGCACACTTAATTAGAGGGAAAACCGGCGAAAAACCCCAAACGACACAACGAAGCATACATTTGCGgagttttttcttgttttttttttgttttggtgtGCTCTTCCTTTTTTTGCATAGAAAGAAGGGTATCCAAATGAAAACTGCACTAAAGGATCAACAAAGCATAATCTACTTAAGTACTAACAAAATGAATTGTATAAAATCGTCCTTTTATTGAATAACATTTGTAAAAATCACAAGAAGCACTGCGTTCTTTTGGACCCAGAGGAAAGCCCATTTATGTATCCAGCCCATTGTTCGTTTATGTATCCAGCCCATTGTTCGTTTATGTCAGAGCTCGGAAGTTTGACGGACATAAAGAATCCACCAACCACTGCGGAAGCACAGCATAGCCTGCAACCCTGCGTTACAGGGAGGCGCTCTATCGAGAAGAGGAGAATCTgagccagagagagagagagagaatgggagCTCGCCGGAGAATGGGAGCTCGCCGGAGGTGCTTGATTGGTCGAGATGTTGAGTTGGTTGGACGGTTGGTTGGAACGTGGGCAAGACTGGCCCGGGAGGGTCACACCACACACACAGCACCGCCCCGCATCATGCATGAACGCCAGCTCCTTGCGCGTCCACGTCATCATTAGCCTTCGCAATGACCACCTCCTCCTGTGCTCCACGCGCCATCCTCTTCTCGCGGTCGGCGCAGACCCACGCCTTCCTCCACCTTCCTTGCAGTTGCACATGCACTTCCCctgaatctctctctctctctctctctctctctctctctctctctctctctctctctctctctctctctctctcggcaaGTCGGCATCTTTATATAGTGACACATCCCTCATCAGCAGAAGAGTATCGACAAGGCAACACAAGATCTCGACCAATCAAGCAACAGTTAATTGCCAAGAACACAGGCACCTAGCTAGCTGATCGATCAAGCTCATCGATGGAGACACAAAAGGACGCGTCGTCATCCCTTGAGAGGAGCCTCTCCACCGTCACCTACTGGTCAGTCCTCCCTCGCATTCCCTTCTCGATCGGCTTCCTGCGTGCTCCGATCTTGAGCTCTTGGCTGACAAGCAAGCGTGCGCGTGGCAGCTGCGGCGCGTGCGGGTACGACCTCAGGCTGCGCTCCTCGGACCGCAACACGGCGGGCATCGTGGTTGGCGGCTACGGCCGCGCGGTGCGCCGCGGCGTGGTGGCGTTCGACGCCATCGACGACGCGCGGTTCGGCCACGCCGACGAGTTCCGGTGCGTCGACGTCCGCGCACGCAGGCTCTTCGTGCGCCGCACCCGCCTGCTCTGCCGCAAGTGCGGCAAGAGCCTCGGCTTCGGTTACGACGACCGGGGCGACGGCAGCGGCAACAAGTCACCGCGCTACGACATCAAGATCCGCGCGCTCCAGCCACTCGCCCACGACGACGCCAACTCCTCGCCTGCGCCGCCTGATGCCTGATCGCCGCCTGTTCCGTGCCGTGCAGATTTGCTCGTGTTTTTCTTTGCAAGTCGCTGTCGCTGGTGTTTTTGTCTGCAAGTCGCTCGCTTGCAACTCAAGAAATGTACAAACCCATGGTCTCGCTTTCTTcaccttcttttctttctatattttttatttaaaagaaaaagggaatTCGTTGATCTTGACTCCTTGTTTCATATGGAAACGCGTTGTTTTGGGTTGTTGAACCAGCCTGGCAGACTCAGCCTCACACAAGAAAAGTCAAAAGCTTGTTGTGCCTGTTCCCATGTTGTGTTGTACTTgtgatttattttaaaatatgaaattcataaataaaaataaaaagatacatAATTAATGCAAACTTGAATATTTGTCCATAAATACGAAAATGCATAAATAAAACTTAAGAAATACATAATAGCAAACTTGAGTACGTGTGAGTAAAAAATTAGGAATTGTTGGTGCAATTTATTAGCATGCCTTGAACCCCTCCACTTCATCTCCATTCCTCTTTGCTTTCGCATGACTCTCTAAGATTTCCGAGCGATGTCTACATGATCCGACAAAATAACATGTGTGTATGCTTCTAATGATCATGGTGAAGGTTACGATTTGATGCGATTTCCTAGCAACTTAATAGATTGCTTGCTCTTGTGTTCATTGACGATTAGTCCAATCTTTTGTCGTGATTAATATAATTTCAGCAGATGAACCAGCAGAATGAGGTCCTTTCTTCGTCTTCCTGTGATTGCATTAACGATGATGTCATTGCTTAGTTGCAGAGCTTTGTGgggaagaaaattctataagatcCGATATCACAGAAAGATCCTCTCTTGTGTATGACATGTGTCACCCTCTTTCCTCTCAGTTGCATGTGTCAAACCGTTGGATTAGAGATGACGACATGGATTGGGGGTCTCATATGGATCTTTCGGTGAAGAATCTCATAGAATTTCCTTTCGCTTCATGGTGCACGCTACCGCCTGTGCCTAGTACTTGAGACTCGCCTTAACCTCATCTGGGATGTCCCCTGCAACAACATATTGAATAACACATGAGCTTGATAACCATCGAAGAGCATAGTAGGCTGAACAAATCATCAAATTGTTCAATTATTGTCTTAGAAAATTTCTAGACTGGTTTCTACAAGATTGGCATGAATCAAGAAATGAGTTTTTGCTAAGGTTCACAGGATCTTCAACATATTTGCTTTTTTGTCCACATCGAAAATCAAGAACATCTAATCATCAACAAGCATATGTTGAACAATTGGCGCTTACCAGGGCTGGAGATCATCCCATTGGTGGCGACGGGCTATGCCGGCAAGGCTAGCGCCGACACCATCGGAGCCTCCTCAGCCTTGCTTAGCTGGTGATGCTCGTCCAAGAGCTCAAGCGTGGGGAGCATGCCGTAGAGCTCGGGGATCTCGTGGTAGTTGAAGCTAAACCCTAGATCGATGCACCCCTTTAGCTCCTTCAGGTCGTCGTCCATCAGGCTCCTCGCTCTCCTCATCCCGCCACCTTCTCCAACGGTGGAAGATGCGCCATCAGAGGAGCCCTCCTCATCGGTGACCACGACAGGCCACGACACCCAACACAGGCACGCCGCCTCCTGCTGCAGCATGTGCTACACGTCCTTCGTGGTTGGAGTCAAAGCTCCACATCATCGCACTGGCGAAgatggctagggtttggggagaGAGGAGCAACGAAGGGAGAAGAGTCATTGATTAGTCGGGTTGCACGGGGGGTGGGGGACTGGTGGGTGGGGTGGTAGGTAATTTTCTTGAAACTGTGATGGGCACAATGGTTATTTCGCGGTTTACAATCTACTAAAAGATGATATGAGATGGATTGCTAGATTGTGACAATCTGAAATCCAGATTGCTACAATATGTGGCAAGTTGTCTATTTGTTACAGCTAGAGATTATGAGATATTGTAACCACAATCTctagctgaaataaacagggTCTAAGACTGAAAAACCAATGACCGAAAAATCTTATTTAGCACGCTAAATGTTAATGTGTCTAGGTGCAGGGACATGCAGATCAATTTCGcctatttatttatcaatgtatcCACATCTCTGTTGTTTCAAAGTACATTTTAGTAACATTTTGATTACAATGATTCTAAATTTAAACATATGAGAATGTGGATAGATTGAAACATAACTGCCAAcaaaaaatatcattattactaacatgagcatttcaaaagTGAATATGACAGAACATATGCTACTCATATTCACAAGGATATCATATATGACAATTGACATTAAAAGGTGGAATAGCACATGGACAAAAATAGCAAGTGTTAAAGGAATAAAATTGCTCTCAATGCTAGTTACCGAATTAATGACCACTCAACACATACTAAGCTTTACTAATTAGTGTGACACCACAAGAGCTAAGCCGAGATACCCAAGCTACTAATCAAGCCTATCATGCATATATCTCACCACCGAAGCCAACAAAACAAGGCTGAAAAACAGAACAGAGAGATAAAAGAAGCAAAACCTCACAAAGATAGACAGGAACATAAACCAGCAACTGCAGCCTAACTCAAGTGCACAAATGTCACACTAATCACACTTAGCCCGCTATCATCACAAAGCATCATACGCATCTCAAATAGCATGTAAGTTTATCAATCATAACAAAAATAATCAAGTACAAGCATGCTAGATAGTAAATAATAGAGGGAGGGTTGGAACGAGCTTACAATCCAGTGATGAAGCCGAAGACAAGGCGCGCAGTTGCGTTGTCCCAGAAAATAGAAACACCCCCCCTATGTCGAGGTCAACATGGTGTATGTTCTCGTAGATACAATGTCGTTATACCAGCTACAAGACACACTGCAACTGGTACCCAAGGAGCATAAATCACCGCAAGGTCTAGCTCTGGGCCAGGGAGGAGATGTCGAACACTAGCCTGAGACAATCAACGTCGGAGTGAGATAACCACGAGCAGAGTAGATACACAAGGCGAGCTCCATAGCAAAGTCGTGCACGCGACTTAGCCATCGCATGCATAGCAAGCGCACAGCGAGGTCTCCACCTGCAGAAACGTGCACGAAGGCGCGGCCTAGACCACCACAGCACCGTCACCGCCACGGCCAAAACACGCACAGACGTGTGACCCGGAGACCGAGCAACGCCATGCACAAAGAGTCCAAATGCTTCGCGTCCGAGCCCGCACAGACCAGCAAGCACAAGACGTTGAAGCACAAGACAAGAGGAGGTGCACCAGGGCATCGTGAGCACCCTAACTGGAGCCGATGGGGCGTAGACGCAGGACAGGTGAAGAGAAGTGCCAAAGAGGAGGGTGGAGAGGTGAGAGCCTgaggagaaggtggagaactcgaAGAGGATAGATCCAGAGAGGAGGAACCGCAATGGTTTTATCCACCCGAGCCACGAGCAAGCGCATGCCACCCCTCTCATCCGATTTCGCCATGAGGACGAACGGTCGTCGGCTAGGGCGGAGACACCGAGTCTCGCGAGTGCGACAGCCCCCCTCCTAGAAGCCTGGCTCAAGAGGTCAAGGAGGTGGCTGGGCCAAGTGGGGTGCTCAGCCATTTGGACCTAGAAGCGGCCCACTTGTCCAAGGTCTCCTcctcccttttttcttttttttttttatggaatttgctcagattcaaatttgacttaATATTCAAAATCGAATTTTAAAGGGAAAATCCCCTCAAATCCCAACAGTCTCAACTTCCAACGCACGTGCGAGCTGCAACCTGAACCAAGAAACAAGGCGGCCTGCATCCATCATCGATTCTGAGTCCGTTGACCACGCGGATACCAAAACTGAAACTTGATTCCACTGAGCAGTAGTAGGCGACTCTGTCccataagaaataaaaagagcGGAGACTGGCATAACCAGCCTGTGAACACGGTTGCAGAGATTGGAGACAGCATATGCATGCATTTGAGTTCATGGGATGTAACTCACCGTTATGCGGCTACAAAGACACAGATTGTCACCTGTTGTCAGGCTGAAGAAACCAGCCTCTTCATTCACAAGTTGAATTGAATATCCTCCAGGAAAATCCTGGCCATCAGCGTGGAATCCGAACTCCCAGCTGTGCTCATCTCATACTCAATGCATGCTTATCGTCGTCGAGGAATACCTGCAATTTGGAAACAGCACAGAAGCTACACCACCTTTTCTCCCTTCTTTCTCACTTCTCAGCGAGGAGAGGAAGGATACGATGGGCTTTATTGTGAGTTTGGCACTTTGGTGTGGACCAAGTGCCTTAAGATTGCTCACTAGCCCCTTCCAGGCATAAGGAACCTGACAGCACGACTCCCATGCACCTAGGAATAGGATGCCTTATTGCTTTGCCTAGCATGTTCAACAATGCAGCCTAAGATCAAAATCACAGAATAAACACACAAAAGCATATGATTCAACTGAACTAAGTAAATAAACAGGCATATGACTGCTGCTTTGCTCCTATAGTTCTGAGTCTGAAAGATACATGACTGGTGATTTATCCTCAGTATACCGGTGCTTCACAGTGCATAACTAGAATGAACCAAGTAACCTTATTTTACACCACGTACCAGTGTACTGATTCCAATAAGAACAATTCATTTCCATTAAACTACTCGGTTGAAAGTACAGGTCGTATATGAC includes:
- the LOC133928378 gene encoding uncharacterized protein At4g08330, chloroplastic-like, whose amino-acid sequence is METQKDASSSLERSLSTVTYCCGACGYDLRLRSSDRNTAGIVVGGYGRAVRRGVVAFDAIDDARFGHADEFRCVDVRARRLFVRRTRLLCRKCGKSLGFGYDDRGDGSGNKSPRYDIKIRALQPLAHDDANSSPAPPDA